GGGAGCGACATTCTTAATCTTGattaatgattattatcaatatttttggtatgttttccaaaaaaaaaaaaaaaaaaaaaaaactaaatttgaaatgTGCAACACTAGAGTTGTTTTGGTCATCTTCCGGGAGCACGCAGACATTGCAGACAgcatatccaccttattttacataatatttacgtgaatgtgcgagacttccggttTATTTGCTGCTACAACGTGCTGTAAACATTGAAactgtttgtgctacaaaccagtgtgtttatgattatgataataaattaaaataatatgatagcaaataccagtttgcaatatcaagcaccATAACGGACTGTTTTAGACAGATGAAATAACTGGAAGCGAAGACACCGGAAGTCCCGCACATTCACGTTACAAATGGCGCACCGGCTACAAAAGTCACCCAACAAAAATAGGGTGACTTAAAAGCCAACAGGCATGGACTGAAAGACactaaattaagaaaatatccTCAAGAAAAGACTGTTTTCAATTTAAGTGCCACACTTTTGTCTTGTAAGACTCATTAGATCAAAGTAAGAAACCGCCGTGAACGCgagtcagcagcagcagcgaggcCCGCGCGCCCGCGCAGATGCTCGTCACCGGCAGGAGTTCGTACACGCTGCGCGCCGCGGATCGCGGTGATCCGGTCTGGGAATCGCTGACACGGGTGATGAAGGAGCACAGAACATTTTTAGCCCCGCTACCCCCATCAGTACCCCGCCCGGGGCAGATGATCTCAGCGCCATCAGGAGCTCAGCATCATTAGAAGGTGTTAATTGGAGTTAGTCGGAGTCTTCGCTTTCTGTCAAGAAGTCTGACAACAGAATTCATTAGACTTAAAAATACCGGGGCATTGAAATGAATTCAAGAGGGATTCGCTGATGAGGAAGGATTGTGAGCTGACAGACGGAACAGAGCTCCGAGAGGGTCCAATTCTcattaaaaatgccaaatatgGGCCCAACCTCGTGCATCTTGCTTAGAAAGTTTATCAGCACGACCAGCATCTCATATTTCATACATTCACACTCTCATTGAGCTTCTTCCGAAAAATACAGCAGGAAGGAAATCAATTGCCTCATCAATTAAGAAAATGTAATGTGTCAGAACTGTATCAGGTCTTTAAAGATAGTTCTGCCTTTAGATCACCTacgcttttaaaaaaataaagtctccAAAACAACATAAAGCACACATTTTAATAAGCTCCTGATGTTTAATTATTAGTTCTTTAGGTTTATGGGTTCCTGAAAAGcacataaatgcttaaaaaaaattgaatgattttgaacatgcattttctgtaaagctgctttgaaacgatgTGTTGTGAAAGGCGCTATAGGcctacaaataaatttgaattgaatttgaatattttgagCAACACAGATGCGTTATAGGACGAAGTGTTGAATGCATTGGACGTACAATTCGTGCGGTTACAGTACAGAAGCAGCTCTAAATGTGTTCAGCAGGGGGTTGAAAAGGAAAATGTATTTGTGTCACTTTCATTTAAAGCGCAGAAAATAGTGGCATAAAACACGAAGAGAGCAAATGAGGAACTACAGTGACTTCCTCTGTCACATTCACCCAGAAATGCGTTTCGTGTGATCCGAAATAACTCCGGGAAAAGCTGCTGAATGTATAGGCGACAAACTCCTGCTCACCAGAACGcgttcaaaataaagaaatgcgaCACGCAGGCGTTCAAATAAAGACAACGGTGCGTTTGTGGTTGATCTGCAGAACGCGATCCATCATGATGATTTTGGAGAAGCCGAAACAAAACGAACAGAATCTCTAAGAATAATTAGACTACACGGTTGTTcagtgtaacatttaaaaataataattctgttgaCATTTAAGATTTAGAATATTAGCCTATACtgcatcaaaattaaaaacattctaaaaataaaactgatcttTGGTTTATTGCACACATTTTGGATTATTCTTAAATGGGAAATATTAGTTATAtttcaaaatcaatttttttttttttgcctgtgtgCTTTACAAACGTTTCGCTCATTGCCGCGCAAAACATCTgttggtttattaaaatattacgtGTTCATGTTGTGAACTGAACGTGGAGTACAGTATTAAACAAATTAAGGAATTTCATTGTAATAGTTTTCCTAATTAACAGGCTCATGAATAAGTCTAGTTTCAAATTAGATTCTCCTTAAAGAAATAcacataagaaataaaaactacatatttaaaaatgaagatagAAGTGTTCAATATTGCAGTGCAAATAAAGACaaagaaagtatgaaaagcacattttatttcaCCTTTCATAACAGTGCCATGAGAACATTTGTACAAGATACATCACAATCTAAAGtgcacaaatactgtacaacagAGGGAtcttaaataaaaggaaaatcaCATCGGGCTTCAtagaaaaatatgattaaaaagaaTTAAGGGCATGCTATAAAAAGAATCAAAAGTAAAAACCTCATTAAAATGAAGTGTATTTCACAAATGAGCCAAAAAATGAACAAGCACAACCGGGGGCACGAAAGCTTTGGCACTTgcagattaaaagattaaaaacacaacatgGGCAGATcacttcaaacaaaataaagagagagaaagagagagaatcaaCCCGAATAAGCAGTTCTTAAGGGCTCGTGTAGAAGGCGTAATAACCCATGGCTTTATGGCTCTCTTTATTGTATTCCTCAGAGCTCAAGTCCTCACACTTTATAGTGGGCGAAGCGTCTGTACTGGAACCACCGGGTGAAATGCGCCGCCTCTTACACACCATTGAGTATCCGCTGGTGTCCCCCGAGTCTACGGCCTTCAGCACCGGCGGGGCCTCCATCCAGGGGCCGGTGCTGCCAGACGTGGGGGCCCCCGTGGAGCTCTCGTCCTGCAGCTTGTCTTTAGAGGACAGCAGGTCATCGGTGTACGCCGGAGGGCTCGGTCGAGGAGACCAGGGCAGGCCGGTGGTCATCTTCCTCGGATATGAACTCCTGCTGCTCCAGCCGGCCGCCATGGAAGCGAAGGCTGACTCGGGGTAGTAGCTGAGCGCATGCGGACTCTGGAGCGGAAGTGGCTTGATGCCGTATGGCAGGAGGCTGGAGGCTGAGTACTCGCTGTCATAGGACAGGTCCAGTTTGCTGGACGCCCCACTTTGCTGGACGAACCAGCGCTGAGCCGAAGCCGAGCCTGCAGCAGAGTCTTCGCTCTGAGGAGAAAGCAGGCCGTTGGTCTGTGGCACGGCACGCTCGCTGGCGTAGAAGCGGTGGTTTTGCGGCAGGTTGTTTACAAACTGGTCTTGGAAGAAGGGCTGCATTGCATAGCGGGCGCCGGGGACAATCTGGTGCGACCGCGGAGAATCAGTAGGAGAGGGCGTCAGTCTGTCGCTCTCTGGAGCCGTGTACATCCTGAGAGAGAAGCGGCAGAGAAAGACAGAGGCTGTTAGAAGTTTGTCTTATTGCTCTAAAGTAACGCTTTCTGATCAGTTGCCTAAAATATGATGCCTTGTGCAATATCAATCAAtgcacagtggaaaaaaaatggtGCAGAAATTATATTCACTTcgaaattgctagtacatttcacaatcaattacaaagaaacagcaacactgaattaaatgagaaattttgaaatagaaagacatagtatttttattttgtgaaaatgttctgcaataatctgttttatttacaaaaatgattaaaaaatatattttttacaagtgTAGCTAAAGATCTAAACAGaaggaaaatttaaaatgtattacaaatataaaattgtgtgtgtgtacacacacacatatgcatatatataacattagttaactgcattagttaacaaactaacaatgaaaaatacttaagcatttattttttcataatttaatattcagtaatacataactgaaattaaaagttaaatctgttaatattatttaacaaacctaaagctaacatgaactaacaatggttagttgtatttttattcatgcacaattttagttaatgcattaactatgttaactaatgggaccttattataaagtgttatcaTATAAATGTCATAAATACAATCCCAGTTTACCCGTTTTCACCCTTCATACTACAGAATTTTATAAACATTGCATTGTAGCATAAATGCATAGAAAATGAAAGTGGATTCAAAGTTTGAAAACCTTtcttttaaatgatacaaaaatgTTCAATTCTGTATAATTCAAAAGAAAGATTTTCAGACTCTAAATGTAAAATCTGCAGCTTGAGAGTTAAGTGTGCATAAAATAAAGGGACTGACAAAAGGAAGGCCCATATATTTTGAAGGGGTTTCATAATGTGCTCTTTGTCACTTTTTGTAGTATGAAATGCACTTACGAATCATAATTGTCTCTGAAGCCTTTTGCAAAGGGGTTGTGGTCGATCTTGAGCTGTGTGATCTGCAATTAAACAAACACCAGGAGTTCAGAAGCAGAGCAAAATGCAGAAGTGGCTGCAGGGAGCTGCGGCTGGGTTTCTGCTTACATCGGTGTTCTGGTAAGCCGTTACAGCGATGAACTGGTTTTCAGGGAAAGTGAAGGTTTGTGTTTTAGCTTCGTTGCTCATGTCCTCCACACCATCCTCTGTCACCTCCACGATGTGCAGCCGAGGCTGGTATTTATGCAGGGACTGCAGGACGATCATctatttgaacacacacacaaacagacggCATCAGTGTTGTCGCAGAGTTCATGGCCAGTGCTTGCAGTTAGAAATACAGAGGTGTCAAAGCCACACTGAAGACCTCTGAGATCACTGGAAGTTTCTACACGCACACAGACTcgtctttatctttatttttaaatgcaccaGATGCATCAGTTATTTGCAACATGAACTAAAATATCAGACAGTAAATTATTAAGATTCGAAGGTTCTGCTTTTACGTTCATATTTGGTCTTAAAGACAGTATACTTCATGCctaagtttattaaaataaattacttataattatttatataattatttttttttttttttttctcgagtgttttttttttagtgtattatggttttttaaaatacatgtctTTATAATAGTTTCCATCCACATTTCCTAAATCTAACATGGTAACTTGTACATTAAAACAGTGAATACCGCTCTACTTGTTGAGcagaattttaatgttatttgtttacCTGAGTATTGTTGTTATTTGCGCCCTTGTTGTTGGTTAGCTTCAGTTTTCCGAATGATATTTCTTGTCTCATCCAGTGTGCTCCAGTGTTTGGTGATTCTGGGTGAACATAAACCTTGTttcctacagaaaaacaaagaattttgatgttttgtttggtaGTAAATTATTAGTTTGTCTAAACATATGGATAAAAAGCATTCCAAAAAGCAACAGTGAACTTTAgcggttaaaaaataaaaaataaaaataaaaaaattctccatTATGAAAACCATGTATCGTGACTAAGACCGATTTGTTTTGAATAATTCTAATACATATAGCAGAATAACACGTCCACCCCCGCGTGTTCTCAAGTGTCATCACTGCAAATCGCTCACGTTAAATGTGAAACTTGTTTCATTGCAAAATACACTCATTTTTAAACGAAATGACACGTTAAACAGTGGAAAAAATGATcaagttgaaataaaacaatcGCGCGCATTCAGAAACATATTTTTTGGAAATTGtaacatcatattttaattttaaaatgccttgtaaattattttaagaaattcgTTAATTTCCATGCGTTTCCATTACATTATACCAggaaagattttatatatttaaccaaTTCTTTTATCAACACAACATCGAATGAAAATTAAAatcccactcaaaaaaaaaaaaaaactaaacaaaatctaTTTTATCTTTtcgttttatttgattataaagtataggctatattaatttaattaaatttaataataatatagtattttatagAACAAAAACATCGGTCATGTTTAACTGAAGATATAACTGGTTGTCATGATGCttaaataattttcacatcatctcggttttttttttttttttttctcaccttgCATGTTGTTGTCCGCTTTCCCGCAGGTGACCCATTTTCCGCCCTGAAATCTCCAGTGGTTAGGATCGGCCAGAACAACCTCCACAAACACGTTATAATGCGCCGTCAGGTTCAGTCCGGTGATATTAAAACTCAGAAAAGGGAACATTCGCCTGCGAATATGATGGTTAATAAAACACGAATTAGAACGGATTCGGGTTCATTTTATCATCCTGCGAAAATTAATTCGTTATTCAAACCAGGcgtataattttattaaattgtaattcacatattttatgtttaggAAACAATTTTAAAGCATGCATTTATGTTctaaattgctatttttattttatttttaaagcaaaactaGTGAAACAGTCAAGTTTTCATTCTTACCTGCCCTGTTTGGTGATGATCATCTCGGTCTGATGGCGGTGGAATTTGAGCCACAGCGGTCTGTTACACAGGTAAACCTGCGCCCTCGCCGCGGAGCCCGAACCCGGGATGGGCATCGAGCTCAAACTGGAGCCCGGTCCGGGGTAGGACGGGTACAGGCACCCGGGACCCTGTCCAAACTGATAGCCGCTTCCAAACTGACTGCGACTGGCGCACACGGCGGAGGAGAACCCCGCGGGCGGAAGAACCGAGCCGTAATGCAGAGACGACGAATACCTGGACCCGTTCGAGCCGCTGTACACCGACCCGGTCTGGCCTCCGTACGGAAAGAGAGAGCACGGGTTGGTGACGTCGGAACTCGGTTGGGTCGAGGATATAAAATAGCGATCAGTGCCAAGCTCGTCGATGTTGTAACGGCGGGCGCTGGACAGCTCATCATCTCCACCGATCACCGGAGAACTTTTCCGCGCGTCCGGTGCGGCGGCCGCCGCTGCTGCTTTAGTCCCGGTGAAGCTCTCTCTGTCAGTCTCATCCATCAGCGCGCTCCCACCGCTCAAAAACTTCTTAGCCCCGGAGCTCTGCTCGGTTTCAGTCCGGTCCATGTCCTGAAAGTCTATCTGCGTTGACCCCGGGCTGTTGTTGGTGCTCTCTGAGGACGACGACAGGTTATAGAAGGTCTTGGGTAAGTTTACAGATGCGCCAGGGAGGATGCTTTCTAACTGCATTCTTCAGTGTACTGACACGGGGATGAGGATCAATGAAAATCAGGTGGAGATCAATAAGCAGATCACACCAGGACGCGGATCCGTGCGCCCCGCAGCTTGACCTCTGAAGCGACACCTCCGGATTTTCAACTGTAATCTGTGAGTGACAGAATTGTTTGAGAGAGTTTATATATGATCCAGCTCGAGGGGGCGGGGCCTGGGCAATTCGTGCGTTCTGAATGTTTTCTCATTGGCTCGGAGGCCTTCGTTTTAACTCTACTATTATTTAAAACGCAtgcattttttgttcttttttaatattagcCAGGGCTTCTATTTTTATTGACATAAAATGTATCCTTGGTAGAAAAGTAGGCCTACTGTCATTAACAATAAAGTCTATATTGAATTGGAATGCCTACAATATGTAGTTTTGACTAAAACTTTCTATTAACAGAACATTTCAAAATTCGTTTCCAGCCAATTAATGAGTGTTAATTTGAGACTGACATTGAACCCACAGAGGAACTTGACACCATTTTAGAAGCAccgaaaacaaaacaattaacgAGTCCTCCAGGCTGACCTGAGAACGGTTTTACTTGGCAACCCAAATAATTAACAAACGATTAACGGGGAAACCAAACTcaccacagacagacaggaccGCCATGTCTTGAGTTCGTCGTGTGGCAGGGGTTAAAGTTGAACCTTCTCCGGCTCAGTGTGTTTGGGGTAAATCACGCTGCACCTGCACGCGCCCAGACGCTTTTCTCTTCTTGTCAGCGCAAAAAACTCGACCAACAGCGTAAGTTCTCTCTACTGTTGACAGCGAGTAAGCATTCGAATATTATGTGAGATTTTAACGTGCAATTACCCAATGCATTTCCCCTAAACAaaagtgttgtttatttatacatttaagtgcCTAATCTACGTGTTCTAATGTGTATTTCTATTGTGAACTCTGTTTCAGCGTCTACATGATCCGGGtgttatattgtttgtttttgttttgaactttcagGAGGTGAGTGTGGCGTGAGGCGCGCTCGTGCGTCACCTGAGggggttctaaaaaaaaaaaaacaccatgcgcctttaataataacaataattaaaatataccccggttttaaaataaatatatttatttttagttaaagcaaataaaaatagtcatgtttatttttatgtatgtattctctttagaattaaaattaataaacaacatgtTAGCTAATTGAAAATAggcgtaactttttttttttttttcataattcctaaataactaataatcaaaaattgcTTTGAGCTactgaataaagtctttatttctaGATTactcatatttgtttattaaatactgtGTATTTATTAGGCTTTTATATGTATAAAGCGAAACATTTGTGCTCGAAATAAGCAGGTTGTATTTATCCAAACGTCTGGACGATTCAAACAATATCCgaacacattttcaaaacgagaaaaaaaaaaaaaaaaaaaaaaaaacacacgcagGTCAACAGATGGAAAAACAATTGAGCCCCAGTTCACCATAAGGTAATATCTGATTGTCTTTATCATCAGGCGGTGGTAATAAAAAAGAGAGGGGCGGGGGCAAATCCCACCCGGCTCAACCCCTTTCCAAGCTCAGGGAAACCGGCCAATTATTTTTCCGTGTGAAGGAACCGGTGATAGTGAAGGAAGAGACAGCCGGGCGGATAGACACCGCCTTATTAAAACCCTTCTGTACCACAAATatgataaaagagagagagagaggggtggacagacagacaggccaCAAAAACGCTCCTCGAAGTTTGCGAGATGCGATATACGGAACCACGCTGACCGGGTGGCGATAATGGTCGGTTACCCGGAAAGGGTCACCCGCTCAGCGCGAGAGCTCTTTAATGAAAAACCCCACCGGGTGTCCTCATCAAACCCATCCGCTGACTCTCTTTAGCTCGTCATTGTAATTAAAATTCCTTGATGACAGTCACGGGCCTGATGACAAATTAAAGAGAGTCTGTTATACATTTAATAAGTCACGGGTTTTGATTATATTACTCGCGAAAACCCCTATCATGCATTAACCTATTCACACTtgaaattacatttctgtttGGCCCATTTGACCTCTTTCTATTTGCTTTGAGTGATAACATGATTTGACCTGCTGCTGCTTCTCTCACACATTATTCCTAAAATCAACAACATCTGCAGCTTCCATCTTTAAATCCTGCTCAATCATtatcaatgtaataaaaaaaccAAAGTTGGATTCGGACTTGTTGTATCAGCTCAGTCGGTGTGTCTAAATTATGAGATCAAATCCTGAAATCATCTCAACTGATAGTATGAGAAGGTGTGATGTAAAGACGATCCACACAAAGcacctgagaaacacacacacacacacacacacacacacacacacacacacacacacacacacacacacacactacatatacatatatataatctcAGGCAGGAATGATTATGCGTTCTCACCTGACAGATCCTGGGTCCCAAGTGCCTTGTAGTTTTTAAGGTGTGAGATTCACAAGGATTAGCTCCCAGCTAAGAGGAATATTGAGATGAGAACGACTTCTCTGTGCAGAATACAGAATTCTGCTTTCTACAGAATAAATTCGCTTTTAGACTGTCAGTCATatactcttaaaagtaaaggttctATATTGGCATCAATatggttccacgaagaacctttggaacctttccattccaccaaaggttctttagatgattcaaatgttcttcacattcagaaaaaaatggtttattaaagAACGGTTCAGtgaaagattctttggggaaccaaaaccATAATTGGTTCTTCtgcgctcttaaaaataaaggttctttattggcatcaatagTTCCACGAAGAACCTCTAACATTTACATttgacaaaaggttctttatagtggaaaaaaaggaTTCTTTGGATTATTGGATTCATGAAAAATGGTTCTTGTAATAACTCTTCACTgtaaggttctttgtggaacccagaatggttcttccatggcatcgctgtgaaacccccatttggaacctttatttttaagtgtatccATGCAATTAAAAGAGATCAAATAAAGAGTTAAATTAAGGTTTGTAACAGTTTCAAAAGTAAAGATTCTTTATTGCCGTCTATGTGGTTCCATGACagatctttaacatccatggaatcttttcCATTCCTCGAGATTCTTTAGAGTGGAAAAGGTTTTTTAGATTATCAGATGTTCTTCACTCTAAaatataaaggttccaaaagggggttttcgcAGTGATGTCATTTTTGGAACCTTTCCGTGAACAGTTCTAAAAAGAACCATTTATTTActtagaacattttattaatttaaaaaacaattttccactttaaaaaaaaaaaaaacctatattttttggaatggaagttaaaggttcttcatggaaccacagatgccaataaaggaCCTTTATTCTTCACACTACACTATTAAAAACGAAGGTTCCCGAATGCAGTTTTTGCAGTTATTCAATTTTTGGAACCTTTAAGTGAACAgtgtgtgtgaagaacattttaataatccaaagaaGCTTTTGTGGAATGCAAAGGTTCCATGCacgttaaaggttcttcatggaccATAGAAGACAATAAAGAAGCTTAACTCTTCTGTTTCTGGTTCTTCTGTTGAAAAGATCCttttggatcctttattttttttttaagtacaagaGTTGCTTTAGTTTATTGCTTTGTATATTTAGGCCAAAAATATGTGTGCACATTATCCGTGTGCAGATGTGTGTTATGAGCAGggaatatgtgtgtatatgtgtgtttgcatgtgtgcaaTCTAGAGATGTGTGAAGAATTTGGGGAAAAGGGGCTAAAAATCTGTGAAAAGACAGAGAGGGGGGCTGGAACTCAGCTGGAAACTGATTGGCTGCCAGCCTGAGGAGGAAATAAGAATCTGCTGTCCTCTCCGGTCTGGGACCTCGGTGACCAGGCGCAAGATGTCTGCCACGGCCCCCGAGGGCCCCGCGGTGTCCCCTCAACACTCCTCTGCCTCTGAAAGCGTCTTTCTCATTTTATTATTGACTTGAAACGCCACCCAGTCTTTATTTCCCTTGCTCAGTTTCTCTTCATCCTGAGCGCACAGGAGAGAGTCGGGCGTAAGGCTGCGGGTGAATCAGGGTCACTCTAAATCAATACTGTGCTTTTAGAAGGGACAGATACATAAGGGACGGTTATAGtcttaaatgttcttttataacTCTCAGAGGCTTTGAGAGGGGTGACGGTGGAGTTGGGATCCTGACTCATTTTTAAGCACACAACTGTGAGTATTTTCATTGTGGTTCACAGTCACAGTGATTTCACTCGGATAAATGTAAATTAGTGTAGACTATAATGCACATTTATAGTCCTCTCGGATGTGTACATGACAAATGAACAATATCCTAAAGTACATTGTAAACCTTGTTTTCGTAGGTGCTGTATAGATCAAGCTTATTATTAGTGGCATGaacacatttatttcttaaatacgTGAGAGCATCGTAGTAAACTTCACAGTTTGTGCTACAGACCTTAATGGAACCTCATAACATgcctattttttaaagaaaaattcaaaTACACGCCATTgcaatttaattgcaatttaaagcatgtaattatttaatttaaactcaTTGTAAAGTAGTTTATTGGCACAATAATGTGTGTCTATACATTCAATATTCCCAAAGTATTATACACAAAACAAGTAATGACAAGAAAAAGAAGCATTCAGTAAAACAATAGCAATAAAATAAGTGCtaagtaatgaataaaataagataaatataatatatgattttaaatgtatatatgatACTACCTCATAACATGCCCATTTTTTGAGTAGAGGTGTAGTAGTACTTTTCTAAGTGATTAGAATGATGATTTTTACTTGGTAGATTATAAAAACGGTGAAAAACCTTGcatatgcatgcatttttaatagaaaatgaaataaataatatttataacaaaaaaatattacgtGCTATTAAAGTGACGCCGTGTACAGTGGTCTCCCCGGTAGCAGGAGTGACAATCACCGTGCACGCGTTCGCGCCCTTTGACCTGTCATGTCACGCCGCTGCGTGCAGACCTGACGTGACAGCGGTGTATCAGCGCGTGCCTTGCGGTGGCGTCGCCGCGCGCTAAATGTCCTAGGCGTGTATCATACCGCGGCTCCGTTACTGAGGTCAGATGACAGACTGGAAATACATTTACCCTCAAACGCTGTCAACACCTCGTTAGACCCGAAGAACAGAACAGGCCATTTACAGTCTCAGGATGAGGCCTAAtcgataaaatatttaaattcagttcaaattattttattggcatgattgtgtttacatataaattgtCAAAATGCTATACCACAAAGCAagtaatgaaaagaaaaagaaacatgcaatataaaaaattacaattaaatagtattaaaataaggTGCTAAATAAGTAATGAAGAAAAAGTATGTTTATATCTTATCTCATAACATGCTTATTTTTCAGTAGAGGTGTGCTattaattttctaaatgtataGACTTGTTTTTCTTGGTAGAGGATAAAAAAGGCTTGCATTTGAATTGctaattaaattatcattattattatttttttaaatgctattgttTGCTGTTATAGtgcagaaggtttttttttatcatatttaatataaaacaaaatgtaatgatgtttaaaggttttatcattttaatttaaagaatcCTGACTGACTGAAATTTTAATTAGTGAGTCATCACTAGTGTTATTCTagtataatatactattatagtttttgttaatattttgaattagatttttagattaaattttctgccttcattgttttaatcatttggtcatttttttaagtgtctgaagtttttattcatttttatttattagttttagttttagttttagttattttagtacttcaagttgaATTAAaccaaaatgagaaattttgccttggcagctgtagcattttatatatagttgaagttgaatacatttttaaatacttaattgtatttctattgtattttttttttagcatttctttagttttagttaactagaaTAACCCTGGTCATTACATTAGTTCCATTCATTAATGTTGTATTTTACTGTGATATTTCA
The Cyprinus carpio isolate SPL01 chromosome A19, ASM1834038v1, whole genome shotgun sequence genome window above contains:
- the LOC109057899 gene encoding eomesodermin-like yields the protein MQLESILPGASVNLPKTFYNLSSSSESTNNSPGSTQIDFQDMDRTETEQSSGAKKFLSGGSALMDETDRESFTGTKAAAAAAAPDARKSSPVIGGDDELSSARRYNIDELGTDRYFISSTQPSSDVTNPCSLFPYGGQTGSVYSGSNGSRYSSSLHYGSVLPPAGFSSAVCASRSQFGSGYQFGQGPGCLYPSYPGPGSSLSSMPIPGSGSAARAQVYLCNRPLWLKFHRHQTEMIITKQGRRMFPFLSFNITGLNLTAHYNVFVEVVLADPNHWRFQGGKWVTCGKADNNMQGNKVYVHPESPNTGAHWMRQEISFGKLKLTNNKGANNNNTQMIVLQSLHKYQPRLHIVEVTEDGVEDMSNEAKTQTFTFPENQFIAVTAYQNTDITQLKIDHNPFAKGFRDNYDSMYTAPESDRLTPSPTDSPRSHQIVPGARYAMQPFFQDQFVNNLPQNHRFYASERAVPQTNGLLSPQSEDSAAGSASAQRWFVQQSGASSKLDLSYDSEYSASSLLPYGIKPLPLQSPHALSYYPESAFASMAAGWSSRSSYPRKMTTGLPWSPRPSPPAYTDDLLSSKDKLQDESSTGAPTSGSTGPWMEAPPVLKAVDSGDTSGYSMVCKRRRISPGGSSTDASPTIKCEDLSSEEYNKESHKAMGYYAFYTSP